The genomic DNA TAGCGGAATTGCGGGACCTCAAGCAGAGATTCCCGAGTGAAATTTTATTTCGCGGTGTTTGGTTAAATAATGAAAATGGTCAAGACCGTGTTTATCTTTCGGGCATGATGATTTTCGTTTTCAATCAAGCGAAAGTGTTTCATTTCCAGTATCTTGCGCCCGATGACTCTAAACGCGATACGAACGCAACGACTGCTTTGTTTGTAAATGCTATGCGCGAAGCCGCTGAAACAGGCTATGAAAAATTCTCGTGGGGGATTTCCACTGAAAATGGCGGCGACTACCTGAACGAAAATCTCTATCGTTTCAAGGAATCGTTTGGCGCGCTCCCATGCGTAAACGCTAGATACGAGAAATGAGTTGGTAGAATCCGGCTAGTTCTGTGCTAGGTTCCGGCTCAAGGGCCGGAATGACGTATCGGAATGACATGGGAGCCGAATACAGCGACAAGTTTACTTGTTCATTGTTGAGGCGAACCTGTCATGCGCTCAGCGCAATGACGTCATGGCGGACCAGATCCGCCATCTAAGCTTTAAGTTCTAAGCTTTCTTTCAAAAAATCTTCATACTCATAGATGTAATCGCTTTCGTCGTAATGCTCCGAGGCAAGCACCATGCACACGGCTCCCGAAGAGAAATTCTCGATTTCGCGCCAGTGCATTGTAGGAATATAGAGCCCGTGATAGGAACGGTTCAGCGAATACTTGGATCGAGTTTTTCCATCGTCCAGAATCACATCGAAGCTACCGCTAGCGGCAATGATTAACTGGCGAAGCTTGCGATGGGCATGGCCTCCACGTGTCGTTCCGCCTGGAACGTCGTACAGATAATACACGCGCTTGATATCAAAGGGAATTAACTCGCCGCCTTCGACTACGCTCAAGTTGCCGCGCTGGTCGTGGGCGATGGGGATATCAATCAAACGGGGTTCTTTCAACTGTTGTTCGTTCCATTCCATACCGCTAATATAACAAAACCATCTCGAATGAGATGGCTTGCTTGAAAATTATTTCCAGTGTTTCAGCTGCGAAAGGTGCGAATCAAAAAAGGCTCGTCGTTCGTTGTCGGGCTTGTTTTCTGGATTCGGCATGTGCGAAATAAGAAAATCAAGCAACGAGTCTTTGCTGGTGTAGGCGAACTTGCCGTCTGCATAGCACCATTTGCAGTAATCTTCGTTGAAACTGCCGTCGATTTCGCGGCTGATGATGGCGTCGTCACCGAGGGGCATTCCGCAGCATTGGCAGAAAAGCTGGCGCGGAGCGCCTAGCAATGTGTTGATTGAAACGTTAAATTCCTTGGATAGAACTTTAAGCATCTCGGTGTTTGGCTGTGTTTCGCCAGTTTCCCAACGGCTTACGGCTTGTCTCGTCACGTGTACGCGTTCGGCCATCTGTTCTTGAGTCAGGTTGTGTTTTTCGCGAATATTCTTGAGTATTTCTGGGACGTTCATAAAATTTCCTTTTTGTTGATGGCTCAAATATACCTAGAGCTTTGTGTTAAATCAAGAAACAGTCTGTTGCCTTCTGTAAAAGATAAAGGGTTTCTTTGGGGTAAAAATACTCTTCTTTAAACGGTTTGTAAAACGTAATGTTAACAATTTTTAATAATAAATTTGTAACGAAAAGTTTAATGAAAAATGCGGTTTACGTAACGGATCGTTCCACTTCAATATTGGCAAGAAATTTGCTAAGGAGATGAATGTTAAAATTAGTAGTGAGAAAAGTTACAAATCGTTAGGAAAAAAGAAAATATGCGTTTTGTAAAGTTGATTACTTAGAATATTTTTTACATATGTAAAAATTATCTTTTCGACGCAAGCCCGCTTTATTGCTGGCTTTAGCTATGAATAGTTGTTATTTTGTTTAAATTATTATAATACTTATAATTCAATTTTTGATTTTTGTTTACTTTTCAAATTTTTTAACTATATTCAAATACAGGATTGGGGGCGCTTGCGAAATTGGACGATGCGAGTGTCTTTGCAGTTTAACACTTTATCTATTCCAACTTGGAATACTAGAAATTGGAGTAAATAAATCATTACTAAATGCTTTCGTGATGCTCTTTTTATAAATATTGTACTTATTTTAGGTGTAAATAAAAGATTGGGTTGACATGAGATTATTTGATGAACATGTAGTATTGCGTTTCGCGCTGTTGCTGGCGTGTTTTTTGTTCGCAGAATCTATTCCAGATATTCTGAACTTTTCTGAGCACGCTTATGATTTCGTGCCGTATTTCTTGGCAATAGTGTTTCTGGCGTATGTTGCGCTATTTTACAAGTTCCCCCTAGATAGTCGCAAAATTAGGAACGATGTGGATATTCCTGAACCGAAAGTGGTTGAGCCTATTCGTGACCTTAAAAAAGATCTTCTCGAAAAAGATGAAATGTTCCAGATGATGATCGATGTATCGTCGGATGGTTTTTGGACGTTTGATGTAGCGTCGGGTAAGGTTTATTGGTCAAATCGCATTGCCAAGTTGCTTGATGCCGAAAATACAAGCCTTGAAGATTCCTTTGAGCCTTTGCAAAAACGTGTGATTGAGAGCGACTGGAATGCGTTCCGTGAACAGCTGAATGCGGCATTGCAAAAGGCTGGCACATTCTCTTGCAATTTAACTTTGCTGGATGCTTCTAAGAAAAATGCTAAGTTTGTTATTAGCGGACGTGTACAAAGTAATGACTTGGGCCGCCCAATTCGAGTGATTGGTTCCTTGACCGAAAAGATTGAACGCAAGTCGGAAGAACGCGAAGCTTATAATTTTGTTTATCAAGATGCGTTGACGGGTGTTTATAATCGCAAGTATTTCCTCGAAAAACTCAAGATGGATGTTGATATTGCTGCTAAACGTCCGGATTATGTTTTTGCAGTTGCGCTTTTAGATATCGATAGTTTTGGTGCTATCAATGCTTCTTATTCTATCAATATTGGTGATAATGTTCTTCGTACGATTGCAGACCGTTTAAAATCGATTGCTCGCCCGGATGATTGCGTGGCTCGTATTGGACCTGATGTTTTTGCTCTTATTTTACACAATATCGAAAGCCGCGATCCTAATGATGATTTGATTCCGCTTGTTCGTAATATTCATAATAAAGTCAAAGCTCCAATTCTTTTAGAAGGCAAGGATCTTTATATTAGCGTCTCGATGTCTATTGTGATAAATCAAGATGTCGATTGCGTTGAAGATATTCTTGCCAATGCAAACGCAAGCCTTCGCGATATGAAGAAAGGTATTAACCACGGCGGTATCCAATTCTTTAGCGGTGGTATTCGCGAAAAGGCGATGAAGCTTTATAAGCTTGAGTTCGAAATTCGCAGAGCAATTCAGGCTCAAGAATTTGTTCTCATGTACCAGCCAATTGTCGATATTCGTGCCGGAAATAAAATTGTCGGATTCGAAGCGCTTGTGCGTTGGAACCAGTCTGAACGTGGTATTATTTCTCCTGCTGAATTTATTCCGATTGCCGAAGAAACGGGGCTTATTGTGCCGATGGGCGCGCTGATTTTGCGCATGGCATGCCGCCAGACAAAGCTTTGGGTCGATATGGGCTATAAGGATATTCAAGTTGCGGTGAACTTCTCGGCAAAGCAGTTCTCGATGGACTCGATGGTTGATGATGTGCGTCGTGTTTTGACCGAAACGAACTTGAATCCGCGTAATTTGAAGCTTGAGATTACGGAATATACGGCAATGTGCGAAGCCGATAAGACAATTGAAATTATGCGTGCTCTTTCGAACATGGGCATCCAGATTTCGATTGATGACTTTGGTACCGGTTATAGTTCGCTTTCGTACTTGAAACGTTATCCGGTGCATACGCTCAAGATGGACAAGTACTTTGTGGACCATGTGGCCGATAACGAAGAAGATGCCGCTTTTGCCCGCATGGTGATTGGTATTGCAAAGTCCTTGAATTTAGACCTTATTGCAGAAGGTGTGGAAACTAAGGAACAGTTGGACTTCCTTTATTGCGAAGGATGCCGCTTGATTCAGGGATTCTACTTTAGCAGACCGCTTAATACGGAGATGGCGCTAGAGTATATGAAGAATCATTATAATGTTCCGGTGCAGGGTTCCACCTTCGAAACGGAACAGGAAGCCGTTAAGGTTTAAATCCCATAACACTTTCTTGTGTTTTCACGACAGTGCTTGTAGAGATCTTCTACGGGCACGTTTTTTATTTCGGCGAGTTTGTCGGCAATGAACGGAATGTAGCCGGAATGGCAGGGCTTTCCGCGGAAGGGGACGGGCGCCATGTAAGGGGCGTCGGTCTCCAAAAGCATTTGACCGAGCGGTACGAGCGCTGCTGCGTCTCGGACGTTTTGTGCGTTGTTGAACGTGACGATTCCCGTGAATCCGACGAAGATGTTTGCGTCTAGCTGAAGGAGTTGTTCGACGAATTCTGGCGTGCCTGTAAAGCAGTGGACGTGAATGTTGCGGTTGTGGAGGCTCGCGGCGCGGAGCACGGCGAGGGCGTCGTCATCGGCTTCGCGGAGGTGGAGTACGAGTGGCTTGCTGCTTTCGATGCCGAGTTGCAAATGGCGTTCGAAGAGCTTGACTTGAGCGGCCTTTGTTTCGGCGCCGTAATGGTAATCGAGGCCGAATTCTCCGCAGGCGACGCATTTGGGGTGGGCGAGGTATTCGAGAAGTCGAGTTTCGTCTTCGGCGGTCTCTGTTTCTACATACTCGGGATGGATGCCGTAAGCGGTGTAGACGAATGGATATTTTTCGCTGAGTTCGCAGGCGCGGTCAAAGTCAGCCGGGTCGCAGGCGACGTGGATAAATGCTTCGGGTTGTGCAATCTTGGAGGCTGCCGCTTTTTCTTTGGCGGAGCTGCGTTCGGTCGTGAATCTGGCGGTTTGGAAACGTTCGAGAAGCGCGTCAAAGGATTCGCCCGCATGGCGCTCGTAAGAGTCGATGTGACAATGAGTATCGATGAACATGATTTAGTAGACAGTAGGAAGTAGACAGTTGGAAGTGGTTGGTGGTTAGGGGCGTCATCCTTGGCCGAGAGGCCGAGGATCCATACAGTTTTTATTACAATGTATGATTCTCCTTCGGAGAATGACTGCTAAAAACTCATGCTCAAAGCGACCGTAGGGAGCGAGCTCATAGCTAGTAGTTTACTTCCAGAATCTCGTAAACAATTTTTCCGCGGGGGGCTTGGACTTCGATGGTGTCGCCGGCTTTTTTGCCTTGGAGCGCTTCACCGATGGGGGACTTCATGCTGATGCGTCCCTGGAGCGGGTCGATTTCCTTGTCGCCAACGATGCTGTAGACCTTTTCGCGCTTGGTTTTCTTGTCAAGCATCTTGACTGTTGCGCCAAAGCGGATGGAACCGTCCTTGGTAGCGGCGTTTTCGACAATCTGTGCACCATCCAGAATGCGGTCGAGTTCACGCAAGCGGCGGTCAATTTCGCGCACGCGCATACGCCCGTAAGTGTAGGCGGCGTTTTCGCTGCGGTCGCCTTCGGCAGCAGCGGCTTGCACCTGGTTGATCATTGCCGGGCGTTCGACATATTTGAGATGTTCCCATTCTGCCTTGAACTTTTCAAAGCCTTCTTTCGAAATCAAGTGTTTCATGGGGGAAAATTTAGAAAAAGTGTATAGTGATTAGTGGTTGGTGGTTAAGGAACAGTAGGAAGTAGTCGGTAGGAAGTAGGAAGATTTTATAATCGCGGCAAAGCCGCCTAACTATTACTGTTTACTAATCACTAATAAAAACTATATTTGGTAAAAACTTTGTTTGAGAGTGTTTTATGTTGTTGAAGAATTTGTGGTGTGGAAAGACGTCTTTGCGTAGGTGCGTGGCTGTTGCTGCTGTTTCTAGTTTGCTTGTGCTTGCGGCCTGCGGTGGCGATAGCGGTACTAGCGCTTCAAACAACGATGGAACGTCTGATTCTGAAGAGATTCAGAGTTCTTCTAGCAGCACAAAAGTTGAATCATCGTCCAGCGTCATTCTGAGTGGCGATAGCCATGAAGAATCTAGTAGCAGTTCATCATCGAGTTTGAAGTCTGTTTCATCTTCTAGCAAGCAGTTGAGTTCCTCTTCGAGCGGGAAAAATGGTGATGGCTGGAGCTGGGACGTGCCGAAGGAAGATCGTTTGAATCCTGAAATAGCCTACGACTCAATGACGGATTCCCGCGATGGTCAAATCTATAAGACTGTGAAAATTGGTAATCAGGTCTGGATGGCTGAAAATTTGAACTATGCCGATAGTGTCAAAACTCCGAGCTTAATAGGTAAAAATTGGTGCTATGCCAATAAGGCTGAAAATTGTGCCGTGACTGGCCGCCTTTACACCTGGGCGGCGGCGATTGACTCGGTGAAGCTCGCGACTGATGCCGGCAATCCGCAGGACTGCGGTTTGGACAAAAGCTGTACTCTGCCTGATACGGTGCAGGGCATTTGTCCGCCGGGCTGGCATTTACCGGAGAAAAAAGAGTGGGATACTTTGCTTACCAAAGTCGGTGGGGAAGCAACGGCACTCAATGTTCTCAAGTCGCAGACGGGGTGGTTTCGTAAAGGCAACGGCTCGGATGATGTGGGCTTTTCCGCACTGCCTGCTGGCGACAGGATCAACAATGGCAATTTCTTCGACATTGGCAAACTCGCCGGCTTCTGGAGTGCTTCTGAGACAGATTACAACTACGCCAATGCCTTGGACTTGGGCTACTGCAGCAACTATGCGGCCCTGGGTTACTACAACAAGAGCTTCGGTTTTTCTGTTCGTTGCCTGAAGGACTAGTCGGGGCGTTACGGGGCTGGCGATTGAAGCCCCGTTCGAGGGGGTGATGGAAGACTTGCCCTTAGAAGGAGGTGCCCGCTCGGTGGCGGGCATGACAATAGGGCTAGGCTGCAATCAGGGGGAGACTTCCCCCTTTTATAGAACAAGACATTACTAGATTGCTTCGCTTCGCTCGCAATGACGTGCGAGGCGAATGCTGCAGAACCGCTTGCGTGTTCTATTGCTGAGCCGATACCGTCATGCGCACTGCGCAATGATGTGCAAGGTTATACAGCACGAACGCTTGCATTCGTATTGGATAACCGCAGCAGTCATGCGCTCTGCGCAATGACGTTTCCTGCTGCCAACTAAGTTCTGTCTACTTCCTACTTCCTACTTCTTACATCCTACTTCCTACAACCTTCATTCGATTGTGATTTCTACCACTTTCGTTTAATCTTGTAATTTACTATCTTTGGCGCAAATAATTAAAAGAGGTGATATGGTAAGAAAAAAACGGTCCGAATCAAAGTATAAGCGATTGAGCCGTATTTATTATAATCGAATGTTTCCGCGTAGGCAAGATGCGATTCAGGTGGCATGGTCGGTTGCAGCTGGGGTGTTTATTGGCATTTGGCCGACGATTGGTGTCGCCATTATTTTGACGGTTGCGTTTTGTGCGCTTTTCCGGTTGCCGAAGGTGCCGGGGATTGTTTCGTCGTTTGTGGCAAACCCGCTGACTCAGTTCGGTTTTTTCTATCCGACGGGTTACATGCTCGGGTGCAAAATTGTCCATCCCGAAGCGATTAAGTTTGACTTTTTGGAAGAATTTCAGGGGCTTTCCTTCAAAAATTTCACGACGGTTATCGGTCATTTGTGGAATGATGCTGCAGACCACCTGTTGGCGTTCATGATTGGCATCACAATTGTTGCTGCGATTGGCGGAGTTATCTTCTTTTTTCTAGCTTATTTCATCGTAAGTTACAGAAAGAAAAAATGGATTGCGGCAAAGACGGGTTATATCCATAACTTGATTGCCGAAGATGAAGTTTTAATCAAAGAAGCACACAAAGGAAAGAAACCTATGATGCACATCTATCCGTTCAAGGCTTTGCGTCCGGTGAACCCGGCTGAAGCTGAGACCATCTCTGCGCTCCCTTACGACGTGATGAACCGCGCCGAAGCCAAGGCTATGGCTGAAGGACTCCCGCATTCTTATTTGCGCGTGACCCGTGCCGAACTTGAACTTCCGGATTCCGTTGACGCTTACGATCCGAAGGTTTACGCTCATGCTCGTGAAAATCTTGACAAGATGATTGAAGACGGTGTTATTGCCTTCGACAAGAAGCCTTGCCTTTATGTTTATCGTCAGACCATGAACGGTCGTGAACAGTACGGCCTTGTTTGCTGCGTTCCGGCTGCAGATTATTTCAATGGCACGATCAAGAAGCACGAACTTACCCGCGCAGACAAGGAAGAAGATCGCTTGCGCCATGTGCTTGCTACGAATGCCAACACGGGTCCGGTGTTCCTCACTTATCGCGATAACGGCCAGTTCGATATTTTCGGTGCCGTGACCAAGCGCAAGCCTGTTTACGACTTCGTGAGCAAGGGCGATGGCTTTGGCCACACGGTTTGGGTCATCGATGATGACGCTGAAATCGAAGCTATTCGCAAGTCCTTTGAATCTGTGCCGGTGAGCTATATTGCTGACGGTCACCACCGCAGTGCTGCTGGTGCCCGTGCAGCCAGCTACCGTGCCGAACAGAATCCGAACAACACGGGCAACGAAGAATACAACCGTTACCTCGCCATCCTCTTCCCGAGCACCCAGCTCAAGATTCTCGATTACAACCGCGTCTTGAAGGACTTGAACGGTCGTACTCCGGAACAGCTCATGGAAGAAATGAAGCTTGTGTTCGACATTGAAGAACTCGATTCTATGCAGAGCCCGGCCAAGCAGAACCAGGTGAACTTCTACATGGGCGGCAAGTGGTATGCTTGCACGTTTAAGGACAAGTTCCTCAAGAACTTGGGCCCGGTCGATAGCCTTGATGTGGCTCTCCTCCAGAAGCTCGTGTTGAAGCCGCTTTTTGACATTGACGATCCGCGTACATCGAAGCGCATCGACTTTGTCGGTGGCATCCGTGGTCTTGGCGAACTGGTGAAGCGCGTCGATAGCGGTGAATGCGCCTGCGCCTTTGCTATGTACCCGACCACGCTCGATCAGCTCATGAGCATTGCTGACGCTGGTGAAATCATGCCGCCGAAGAGCACGTGGTTCGAACCGAAGCTCCGCGACGGTCTCTTGGTCCACACGCTCGACTAATTGCTAGCAGGTCGCGCGGCTTTGTTGCATGAAAATTGCGGCATTGCCATACAAAATGCGCGGCCTTTGCAA from Fibrobacter succinogenes includes the following:
- a CDS encoding bifunctional diguanylate cyclase/phosphodiesterase, with the translated sequence MFAESIPDILNFSEHAYDFVPYFLAIVFLAYVALFYKFPLDSRKIRNDVDIPEPKVVEPIRDLKKDLLEKDEMFQMMIDVSSDGFWTFDVASGKVYWSNRIAKLLDAENTSLEDSFEPLQKRVIESDWNAFREQLNAALQKAGTFSCNLTLLDASKKNAKFVISGRVQSNDLGRPIRVIGSLTEKIERKSEEREAYNFVYQDALTGVYNRKYFLEKLKMDVDIAAKRPDYVFAVALLDIDSFGAINASYSINIGDNVLRTIADRLKSIARPDDCVARIGPDVFALILHNIESRDPNDDLIPLVRNIHNKVKAPILLEGKDLYISVSMSIVINQDVDCVEDILANANASLRDMKKGINHGGIQFFSGGIREKAMKLYKLEFEIRRAIQAQEFVLMYQPIVDIRAGNKIVGFEALVRWNQSERGIISPAEFIPIAEETGLIVPMGALILRMACRQTKLWVDMGYKDIQVAVNFSAKQFSMDSMVDDVRRVLTETNLNPRNLKLEITEYTAMCEADKTIEIMRALSNMGIQISIDDFGTGYSSLSYLKRYPVHTLKMDKYFVDHVADNEEDAAFARMVIGIAKSLNLDLIAEGVETKEQLDFLYCEGCRLIQGFYFSRPLNTEMALEYMKNHYNVPVQGSTFETEQEAVKV
- a CDS encoding DUF1015 domain-containing protein; this encodes MMHIYPFKALRPVNPAEAETISALPYDVMNRAEAKAMAEGLPHSYLRVTRAELELPDSVDAYDPKVYAHARENLDKMIEDGVIAFDKKPCLYVYRQTMNGREQYGLVCCVPAADYFNGTIKKHELTRADKEEDRLRHVLATNANTGPVFLTYRDNGQFDIFGAVTKRKPVYDFVSKGDGFGHTVWVIDDDAEIEAIRKSFESVPVSYIADGHHRSAAGARAASYRAEQNPNNTGNEEYNRYLAILFPSTQLKILDYNRVLKDLNGRTPEQLMEEMKLVFDIEELDSMQSPAKQNQVNFYMGGKWYACTFKDKFLKNLGPVDSLDVALLQKLVLKPLFDIDDPRTSKRIDFVGGIRGLGELVKRVDSGECACAFAMYPTTLDQLMSIADAGEIMPPKSTWFEPKLRDGLLVHTLD
- a CDS encoding fibrobacter succinogenes major paralogous domain-containing protein, which gives rise to MLLKNLWCGKTSLRRCVAVAAVSSLLVLAACGGDSGTSASNNDGTSDSEEIQSSSSSTKVESSSSVILSGDSHEESSSSSSSSLKSVSSSSKQLSSSSSGKNGDGWSWDVPKEDRLNPEIAYDSMTDSRDGQIYKTVKIGNQVWMAENLNYADSVKTPSLIGKNWCYANKAENCAVTGRLYTWAAAIDSVKLATDAGNPQDCGLDKSCTLPDTVQGICPPGWHLPEKKEWDTLLTKVGGEATALNVLKSQTGWFRKGNGSDDVGFSALPAGDRINNGNFFDIGKLAGFWSASETDYNYANALDLGYCSNYAALGYYNKSFGFSVRCLKD
- a CDS encoding zinc ribbon domain-containing protein, with amino-acid sequence MNVPEILKNIREKHNLTQEQMAERVHVTRQAVSRWETGETQPNTEMLKVLSKEFNVSINTLLGAPRQLFCQCCGMPLGDDAIISREIDGSFNEDYCKWCYADGKFAYTSKDSLLDFLISHMPNPENKPDNERRAFFDSHLSQLKHWK
- the greA gene encoding transcription elongation factor GreA, with the translated sequence MKHLISKEGFEKFKAEWEHLKYVERPAMINQVQAAAAEGDRSENAAYTYGRMRVREIDRRLRELDRILDGAQIVENAATKDGSIRFGATVKMLDKKTKREKVYSIVGDKEIDPLQGRISMKSPIGEALQGKKAGDTIEVQAPRGKIVYEILEVNY
- a CDS encoding FdtA/QdtA family cupin domain-containing protein, which translates into the protein MEWNEQQLKEPRLIDIPIAHDQRGNLSVVEGGELIPFDIKRVYYLYDVPGGTTRGGHAHRKLRQLIIAASGSFDVILDDGKTRSKYSLNRSYHGLYIPTMHWREIENFSSGAVCMVLASEHYDESDYIYEYEDFLKESLELKA
- a CDS encoding TatD family hydrolase, which translates into the protein MFIDTHCHIDSYERHAGESFDALLERFQTARFTTERSSAKEKAAASKIAQPEAFIHVACDPADFDRACELSEKYPFVYTAYGIHPEYVETETAEDETRLLEYLAHPKCVACGEFGLDYHYGAETKAAQVKLFERHLQLGIESSKPLVLHLREADDDALAVLRAASLHNRNIHVHCFTGTPEFVEQLLQLDANIFVGFTGIVTFNNAQNVRDAAALVPLGQMLLETDAPYMAPVPFRGKPCHSGYIPFIADKLAEIKNVPVEDLYKHCRENTRKCYGI